Genomic window (Chryseobacterium sp. H1D6B):
ATTGATTTTATTCTTCAATATCAACAGAACAATATTCAAAATGTGATCTGCACTGATATTTCAAAAGATGGAATGTTAAAAGGTCCTTCAACCGGTCTCTATCAAGACATTTTGAACAAGACAGAGATTCAGCTGACGGCCAGCGGCGGTATTTCAGGAATTGAAGATGTTGATAAAATGAAGGAAATAGGCTGTTCAGGAACTATCATCGGAAAAGCCATTTATGAAGGGAAAATATCATTAACTGAACTTAAAAACTGGATTGAAAATGCTTAAAAAAAGAATTATTCCCTGTCTGGATATTAAAGATGCAACAACGGTAAAAGGAATTCAATTTGAAGGACTCAGAAATGCCGGAGACCCGATAGAATTAGCAAGGAAATATGAAAAAGACGGTGCTGATGAGCTGGTGTTTTTAGATATTACAGCGACAATAGAGAAGAGAAAAACATTCGTTGAGCTTGTCAAAGATATCGGGAAAGAATTAAGCATTCCTTTTACTGTAGGAGGCGGTATTTCGTCCGTTGAAGATGTAAGAAAACTCTTAGAAGCCGGGGCCGATAAGATAAGTATTAATTCCTCTGCAGTGAAAAAGCCACAGTTAATTAATGAATTAGCTAAAGAGTTTGGAAGCCAGTGTATTACTGTTGCCGTAGATACTAAATTTTTCAATGGATCAGACTGGGTGCATATTAAAGGAGGTAGAGAAATCACTGCTTTAAAAACCTTAGACTGGGCAAAAAAAGCCGAAAATTTAGGAGCTGGAGAGATCTTATTAACCTCAATGGACGGCGACGGAACGAAAAACGGTTTTGATATAAGAATAACAAAACTGGTTTCAGAAAGTATAAATATTCCTGTAATCGCTTCTGGGGGAGCAGGAAAGGTAATAGATTTCGAAGAAGTATTCAATGAAACTCTTGCAACAGGAGCTTTAGCTGCCAGTATTTTTCATTTTGGAGAAGTCGGTATTAAAGAACTAAAAGAAGAATTAAGATCAAAAAAAATCCAAATAAGATGGTAGATTTCAATAAAACAAGCGGACTTGTTCCAGTAATTATTCAGAACAGCATTACACTTCAGGTTCTTATGCTGGGATACATGAATGAAGAAGCTTTTGAAAAAACAAAGAAAGAAAAGATAGTCACTTTTTTCAGCCGTTCTAAAAACAGACTCTGGACAAAAGGAGAAGAGTCCGGAAATTTCCTTATTGTAAAAGATGTTAAAATCGACTGTGATCATGATACCATCCTGATTAAAGCAGTTCCTAAAAACATAGTCTGCCACACGGGAAGTTTCAGCTGTTTCGGAGAAAAAGAGACTAAAGGATTTTTATATGAACTTGAAGATACAATCACCCAAAGAATTGATGAAAAAACAGAAGATTCATACACTTATGGGCTCTATAAAAAAGGAATCAATAAAATGGCTCAAAAAGTAGGTGAGGAGGCAGTAGAACTGGTTATAGAAGCAAAAGACAGCAATGATGATCTCTTTAAAAATGAAGCAGCTG
Coding sequences:
- the hisIE gene encoding bifunctional phosphoribosyl-AMP cyclohydrolase/phosphoribosyl-ATP diphosphatase HisIE, whose product is MVDFNKTSGLVPVIIQNSITLQVLMLGYMNEEAFEKTKKEKIVTFFSRSKNRLWTKGEESGNFLIVKDVKIDCDHDTILIKAVPKNIVCHTGSFSCFGEKETKGFLYELEDTITQRIDEKTEDSYTYGLYKKGINKMAQKVGEEAVELVIEAKDSNDDLFKNEAADLLYHFLILLKAKNFTLEDIESVLKERSK
- the hisF gene encoding imidazole glycerol phosphate synthase subunit HisF yields the protein MLKKRIIPCLDIKDATTVKGIQFEGLRNAGDPIELARKYEKDGADELVFLDITATIEKRKTFVELVKDIGKELSIPFTVGGGISSVEDVRKLLEAGADKISINSSAVKKPQLINELAKEFGSQCITVAVDTKFFNGSDWVHIKGGREITALKTLDWAKKAENLGAGEILLTSMDGDGTKNGFDIRITKLVSESINIPVIASGGAGKVIDFEEVFNETLATGALAASIFHFGEVGIKELKEELRSKKIQIRW